The following are encoded together in the Nitrosopumilus sp. b3 genome:
- a CDS encoding CoA-binding protein: MEQDIHTDDQIRDILSMRKVAVIGMSKNSSKAAHYVPKYLSDNGYDIKPVNLTTNKILGKKCYASISEIEEDVEIIDIFRPSEQVLSVIHDAIKKKPKVIWLQEGIHNSEAEELARKEGITVVFNRCMLAEHQRLMK, translated from the coding sequence ATGGAGCAAGACATACACACTGATGATCAAATACGTGATATTCTTTCAATGCGTAAAGTTGCAGTTATTGGAATGTCTAAAAACTCTTCCAAAGCAGCACATTATGTACCAAAATACCTTTCTGATAATGGATATGATATAAAACCTGTAAATCTTACAACTAATAAAATTCTGGGAAAAAAATGCTATGCTTCTATTTCAGAAATTGAAGAAGATGTTGAAATTATTGACATCTTCAGACCATCAGAGCAAGTTTTATCCGTAATCCATGATGCAATAAAGAAAAAACCCAAAGTAATTTGGCTCCAGGAAGGAATACACAATTCTGAAGCTGAAGAACTGGCCAGAAAAGAAGGAATTACTGTAGTCTTCAATAGATGCATGCTGGCAGAACATCAGAGATTGATGAAATAA
- a CDS encoding redox-regulated ATPase YchF: protein MPIKLGLIGKTNTGKTTFFNSATLSSEEISSYPFTTKAPVSGIAHAITLCVHPEFKIQDNPNNSKCLDGWRYIPIELIDLPGLIKDAWKGKGLGNQFLSIAAQSDALLHVVDASGGVDPTGKITEVGTGDPISDFADIEEELIMWYHKILEGNREKVSKLIRTGTDVFDAITDLYRGIGVNKNHVKETFVSTGLSEKDFDDFDMVDSKKFASYLRKISKPTLIVANKVDVDGADKNFARLRERYNDSIVIPVSGDSEFSLRRAEQKGLIKYSPGSEQFEIIKSEDLNEKQINALNFIKKGIMGEYMRTGVQFAINVAVFKLLKMNSIYPVADEMNLTDKKGRILPDLILLKDGATINDLAKEIHTDLTKGLLYGKDLRYNLRLPIDYQLRDRDVVSLVSAGKNT from the coding sequence ATGCCAATCAAACTCGGTCTAATTGGTAAAACCAATACTGGGAAAACCACATTCTTTAATTCTGCTACATTATCATCTGAAGAAATTTCATCTTATCCGTTTACTACCAAGGCACCAGTATCTGGAATTGCACACGCAATTACATTATGTGTCCACCCAGAATTTAAAATTCAAGATAATCCAAATAATTCGAAATGTCTTGATGGCTGGCGATATATTCCGATAGAATTGATAGATTTGCCAGGACTAATCAAGGATGCATGGAAAGGGAAGGGATTGGGAAACCAATTCTTGTCAATTGCCGCCCAGTCTGATGCACTACTTCACGTTGTCGATGCATCTGGTGGAGTTGATCCTACTGGAAAAATCACTGAGGTTGGAACTGGTGATCCGATATCTGATTTTGCAGACATTGAGGAGGAATTGATCATGTGGTATCATAAAATTTTGGAAGGAAACAGAGAGAAAGTGTCCAAACTAATCCGTACAGGAACTGATGTTTTTGATGCTATCACTGATTTGTATCGTGGAATTGGCGTAAACAAAAATCATGTTAAAGAGACATTTGTATCAACAGGATTGTCAGAAAAAGACTTTGATGATTTTGATATGGTTGATAGCAAGAAATTTGCATCATATCTAAGAAAAATTTCAAAACCTACATTGATAGTTGCAAACAAAGTTGATGTCGATGGTGCAGACAAAAATTTTGCAAGGCTCAGAGAGCGCTATAATGATTCAATAGTCATCCCAGTAAGTGGAGACAGTGAATTTAGTCTAAGACGAGCAGAGCAAAAAGGATTGATAAAATATTCTCCTGGCTCTGAGCAATTTGAAATAATAAAATCTGAAGATCTAAATGAGAAACAAATCAACGCCCTCAATTTTATCAAAAAGGGAATAATGGGTGAATACATGAGAACTGGCGTTCAATTTGCAATTAATGTAGCTGTATTCAAACTCCTCAAAATGAACTCAATTTACCCAGTAGCTGATGAGATGAATCTAACTGATAAAAAAGGACGAATCTTACCTGATTTAATTCTCTTAAAAGATGGAGCAACAATAAATGATCTTGCAAAAGAAATCCATACTGATTTGACCAAGGGACTTCTATATGGCAAAGACTTGAGGTATAACCTTAGGTTGCCAATTGACTATCAATTAAGAGATAGAGATGTGGTGTCTCTAGTTAGTGCAGGAAAAAATACCTAG
- a CDS encoding SRPBCC family protein: protein MERCSYLPQNRLFQLSTDVENFHNIMPENFKSLEVIKENDYGKIVIEKINFLGIPLKIKTKHVVVKPNVHEIHILNGPTKGTVFTETYVQSGNGTIVSIEVKLILSGFYRLFGFLEGFLKNKISATMDKFIVAVEKYDSSLTSYQN, encoded by the coding sequence ATGGAGCGTTGTTCCTATTTACCACAAAACAGACTTTTTCAATTAAGTACTGACGTAGAAAACTTTCATAATATTATGCCAGAAAATTTCAAATCACTTGAAGTGATAAAGGAAAATGATTATGGTAAGATTGTAATTGAAAAAATAAATTTTTTAGGAATTCCTTTAAAAATTAAAACAAAGCATGTTGTTGTAAAACCAAATGTACATGAGATCCATATTTTAAATGGGCCTACTAAAGGAACTGTCTTTACTGAAACCTATGTTCAGTCTGGAAATGGAACTATAGTCTCTATAGAGGTAAAATTAATTCTTAGTGGGTTTTACCGCTTGTTTGGTTTTTTAGAGGGATTTCTTAAAAACAAAATAAGTGCTACCATGGATAAATTCATTGTTGCTGTTGAAAAGTATGATAGTTCTCTTACCTCATATCAAAATTAG
- a CDS encoding FAD-dependent oxidoreductase: MTKTAVIIGAGVGGLTTGALLSKQGNIVRILEKSSKLGGRTASMKYRNYILDNGFHIMPFYKKSAIFSVLKEIGIEHRLKLAKVNDIAFHSDSGFHKYPKGMIDLLQLSLIPLKSRIRLLKLLLPMAFSSIEKTEEWDDKSLIDITKNLDPDTNAFFEAVCMLAFADTADHISLGEFARTIIRANPFKGGTSEFAYPDEGGYDSISRVLGDYIIENKGTIETNHSVKKIVIENSKVIGIIENDGTFFKSDCVVVSYPAYMALKQLFDENIIDRKFAEKINRLDKKTAVVEVHFALNSKIDSRQVVFPVGNSYTTKGIFFISNIAPSVSPKGEHLIIAGTPVDPSVADDSVKIKEIVEKMKDEISSIYPEFNSSLLWERPMAWKLVESVVKEPGMVWKSKMPHEIPGIEGLFFVGDSTISYGIGTDSAAHSSILCTPKIQSFLKS; this comes from the coding sequence ATGACTAAAACAGCAGTGATTATTGGTGCCGGTGTTGGAGGGCTAACGACTGGAGCCCTGCTGTCAAAACAAGGCAATATCGTTAGAATTTTAGAAAAATCATCCAAACTTGGTGGTAGAACAGCCTCCATGAAATATCGTAATTATATTCTTGATAATGGATTTCATATAATGCCGTTTTACAAAAAATCTGCTATTTTTAGTGTATTAAAAGAAATTGGAATAGAACATAGATTAAAGCTTGCAAAAGTCAATGACATTGCATTTCATTCTGATTCTGGATTTCATAAATATCCAAAAGGAATGATTGACCTTCTACAACTTTCATTAATTCCATTAAAGAGTAGAATAAGATTGCTCAAGCTTTTACTTCCTATGGCATTCTCATCTATTGAAAAAACAGAGGAGTGGGATGATAAATCATTAATTGATATTACAAAAAATCTTGATCCTGACACAAATGCCTTTTTTGAGGCAGTTTGCATGCTGGCATTTGCAGATACTGCTGACCATATTTCATTGGGTGAATTTGCAAGAACTATAATCCGAGCAAATCCGTTTAAAGGGGGTACAAGTGAATTTGCATACCCTGATGAAGGGGGCTATGATTCTATTTCAAGAGTTTTAGGTGATTACATAATTGAGAACAAGGGCACCATTGAAACAAATCATTCTGTAAAAAAAATTGTCATAGAAAATTCTAAAGTTATAGGAATTATAGAAAATGATGGGACTTTTTTTAAATCTGATTGTGTTGTAGTCTCTTATCCTGCATACATGGCACTAAAGCAATTATTTGATGAAAATATAATTGACAGAAAATTTGCTGAAAAAATAAATCGTTTGGATAAAAAAACTGCCGTGGTAGAAGTTCATTTTGCACTAAACTCTAAAATTGATTCTCGTCAAGTTGTTTTTCCAGTAGGGAATAGTTATACCACAAAAGGCATTTTCTTTATTTCAAATATCGCCCCATCTGTTTCTCCTAAAGGAGAACACTTGATAATTGCTGGAACGCCTGTTGATCCATCTGTAGCTGATGACTCTGTAAAAATTAAAGAAATCGTTGAAAAAATGAAAGATGAAATTTCATCGATTTATCCTGAATTCAATTCATCCTTGCTTTGGGAAAGGCCCATGGCTTGGAAGCTTGTAGAGTCAGTTGTAAAGGAGCCTGGAATGGTTTGGAAGTCTAAAATGCCTCATGAAATTCCTGGTATTGAAGGCTTATTTTTTGTTGGAGATTCTACAATTAGTTATGGGATAGGAACAGATTCAGCAGCTCATAGCTCGATTTTATGCACTCCTAAAATCCAATCCTTCTTAAAATCTTGA
- a CDS encoding cobalamin-dependent protein (Presence of a B(12) (cobalamin)-binding domain implies dependence on cobalamin itself, in one of its several forms, or in some unusual lineages, dependence on a cobalamin-like analog.), which produces MVYIRAKKVKSDQYLYLVRSVWDSKKSTSKQEIVKYLGKASEVVKDDIPLDYRKDPKVLSVLASFNPKDIKKREDASKKSKKQLYKKLTDGNIQDSIKIYEEYEKLFNTADFFDKILKPVMYQVGEDWASNKISVATEHVASNIALTLVKIIMDRVKGSENKKKILICVPLGEEHHLGCDVLETYLTIKGYKVYNIGTSIPTESILTFIENDKPNLVLISITLEDNLLAAQRLIKKIKGEFEIPILVGGRAVQSEKIPKFDAQVVSDINLEEIPKIIRKVK; this is translated from the coding sequence TTGGTATACATTAGAGCTAAAAAAGTAAAATCTGATCAATATCTCTATCTTGTAAGGAGTGTGTGGGATTCAAAGAAGAGCACATCAAAACAAGAGATTGTGAAATATCTTGGTAAGGCATCTGAAGTTGTAAAAGACGACATACCATTAGACTATAGAAAAGATCCAAAAGTTCTATCTGTTCTTGCATCATTTAATCCAAAAGACATTAAAAAAAGAGAGGATGCATCAAAAAAATCTAAGAAACAATTATACAAAAAATTGACTGATGGAAATATTCAAGATTCAATTAAAATTTATGAAGAATATGAAAAATTATTTAATACCGCAGACTTTTTTGACAAAATTCTCAAGCCAGTTATGTACCAAGTTGGAGAAGATTGGGCAAGTAACAAAATCAGTGTTGCCACAGAACACGTTGCAAGCAACATAGCACTCACACTAGTGAAAATAATTATGGATAGAGTAAAAGGTTCTGAAAATAAGAAAAAAATTCTCATATGCGTTCCCTTAGGAGAAGAGCATCATTTGGGATGTGATGTGTTGGAAACATATCTAACAATAAAGGGATACAAAGTATACAATATTGGAACATCAATACCAACAGAATCGATTCTTACGTTTATTGAAAATGATAAACCAAATCTAGTACTAATTTCAATTACCTTAGAAGATAACTTACTAGCAGCACAAAGATTGATTAAAAAAATTAAGGGAGAATTTGAAATTCCAATATTAGTTGGAGGAAGAGCAGTCCAATCGGAGAAAATTCCAAAGTTTGATGCTCAAGTAGTTTCAGATATCAATCTTGAGGAAATTCCAAAAATCATAAGAAAAGTAAAATGA
- a CDS encoding deoxyribodipyrimidine photo-lyase → MYEKSLFIFRRDLRLHDNTGLIKSLEHSKSVIPCFIFDADLVKNPKISKFRWTFLSQSISDLDLQLKKKNSTLNQFQGDSSLIIDEIIRKHHVDAIFANTDFSKYSKSRDAKIHQVCKKNNINFHNSLDYLLHNPNEIKTNDENPYMIYSHFYKKARQFPVRSPSKNSKKNYFNAKISSAQILAPEIKNPEIPGGRNEGLKILKNLEKFIDYKKFRDFPSLFHTTTLSAHNKFGTLSIREIHHAIKQKLGLDHILMGEIYWREFFNHILFHFPWSQKKSFRKKFQKIRWSNSKEHFSAWCNGKTGFPIVDAGMRQLNQSGFMHNRVRMIVASFLTKDLHIDWRLGERYFAKKLVDYDPGVNVGNWQWAASTGCDSVPYFRIFNPWLQQEKFDSECLYIKKWVPELDNLPPKIIHNLWKSFPEDLDYVHPMVTHKIESEKAKSIFKSQK, encoded by the coding sequence ATGTATGAAAAGTCCTTATTTATTTTTAGAAGAGATTTAAGATTACATGACAACACTGGATTAATAAAATCACTCGAACATTCAAAATCTGTCATTCCGTGTTTTATTTTTGATGCTGATTTAGTAAAGAATCCAAAAATTTCTAAATTTAGATGGACTTTTCTTTCCCAATCCATATCTGATTTGGATTTACAATTAAAAAAGAAGAACAGTACTCTTAATCAATTTCAGGGCGATTCGTCTCTGATCATAGATGAAATAATTCGAAAACACCATGTAGATGCAATCTTTGCAAATACTGATTTTTCTAAATACTCAAAATCGCGTGATGCTAAAATTCATCAAGTTTGTAAAAAAAATAACATTAATTTTCATAATTCACTTGATTATCTTTTACATAATCCAAATGAAATAAAAACAAATGATGAAAACCCCTACATGATTTACTCTCATTTCTACAAAAAGGCACGCCAATTTCCTGTTAGATCTCCTTCAAAAAATTCTAAAAAAAATTATTTTAATGCAAAAATATCTAGTGCTCAAATCTTAGCACCAGAAATTAAAAATCCCGAAATTCCAGGTGGCAGAAATGAAGGTTTGAAAATACTAAAAAATTTGGAAAAGTTCATAGATTATAAAAAATTTCGAGATTTTCCAAGTCTTTTTCATACTACAACATTATCTGCGCATAACAAATTTGGAACTTTGTCTATCAGGGAAATTCATCATGCAATTAAACAAAAACTTGGTTTAGACCATATTCTGATGGGTGAAATCTATTGGAGAGAGTTTTTCAACCATATCTTATTTCATTTCCCATGGTCCCAAAAAAAATCATTTAGAAAGAAATTTCAAAAAATCAGGTGGTCTAATTCCAAAGAGCATTTTTCTGCTTGGTGTAATGGGAAAACTGGATTCCCTATTGTTGATGCAGGGATGAGACAGCTTAACCAGTCTGGGTTTATGCATAATCGAGTTAGAATGATTGTAGCTTCCTTTTTGACGAAAGATCTTCATATTGACTGGAGATTAGGGGAGAGATATTTTGCTAAAAAATTAGTCGATTATGATCCTGGAGTAAACGTTGGAAATTGGCAATGGGCTGCATCAACGGGGTGTGACTCTGTTCCATACTTTCGAATTTTTAATCCTTGGTTGCAACAAGAAAAATTCGATTCTGAATGTTTGTATATTAAAAAATGGGTTCCTGAATTAGATAACTTGCCTCCAAAAATCATTCATAATCTTTGGAAATCTTTTCCAGAAGATCTGGATTATGTACATCCAATGGTAACACACAAAATTGAATCTGAAAAAGCTAAATCTATTTTTAAATCACAAAAATAA
- a CDS encoding transcription factor TFIIB has protein sequence MEQRELEEACQHYFKITDAVTGEIACENCAQVLSEKIIDFGPENQNQAMEDYQNNSRTGQKISLKMADMGLSTSIQSQNKDASGRILSTKNKQSFHRLRMWDRNSKSSITKQSYVKAFTFLDGIRSKIALPEYVVEKSAYLFRKAEQKKLLAGRSNHSILCAVVYMACRMTDTPRTLDDIANASGIKKKVIQRTYRLLCRNLEVHSVSYNPSEFISRISSEAQISEKTMRDARKILEFSQKAGINYGKHPMSMAAAAVYLAVKKNDERISQTRLSQISGISAVTIRNRVKEVQVAQRKRIRH, from the coding sequence ATGGAGCAAAGGGAATTAGAGGAAGCTTGCCAACATTATTTTAAAATCACTGATGCTGTTACAGGAGAAATAGCTTGTGAAAATTGTGCACAGGTGCTGTCTGAAAAAATTATTGATTTTGGTCCAGAAAATCAAAATCAAGCCATGGAAGACTATCAAAATAATTCTAGAACTGGACAAAAAATATCATTAAAAATGGCAGATATGGGACTATCCACATCAATTCAATCTCAAAACAAAGATGCTTCAGGGAGAATTTTATCTACTAAAAACAAACAATCATTTCACCGTCTAAGAATGTGGGATAGAAACAGTAAATCTTCAATTACTAAACAGTCATATGTCAAAGCATTTACTTTTCTTGATGGTATCAGATCAAAGATAGCCTTACCTGAATATGTTGTTGAAAAATCAGCATACTTGTTTAGAAAAGCTGAACAAAAAAAATTACTTGCAGGTCGTTCAAATCATTCCATTCTTTGTGCAGTAGTATACATGGCATGTAGAATGACAGATACACCAAGAACATTGGATGATATTGCAAATGCATCAGGAATTAAAAAGAAAGTAATTCAGAGAACATATCGTCTTCTTTGTAGAAATCTTGAAGTCCATTCTGTGTCTTACAACCCATCAGAATTCATATCACGTATATCAAGTGAGGCCCAGATTTCTGAAAAAACTATGCGTGATGCAAGAAAGATTTTGGAATTTAGTCAAAAGGCAGGCATAAATTACGGAAAACATCCAATGTCAATGGCAGCAGCTGCAGTATACCTAGCGGTAAAGAAAAATGATGAAAGAATTTCACAAACTCGACTTTCTCAAATATCAGGCATTAGTGCTGTCACCATTCGCAATAGGGTTAAAGAGGTTCAAGTGGCCCAAAGAAAAAGAATTAGACACTAG
- a CDS encoding NAD(P)H-binding protein, with amino-acid sequence MSQKITTEMHYKEKPFSILVTGATGFIGSRLIFDLTANGYSVNGMSRRKIPSTGNIKYVQADVFEPSELEDALSGVEIAFYLLHSMEGNKEEWKEFANREKTQAQNFLNAATKSGVKRIIYLGGLVNDSISLSPHMKSRKDVGEILASGTIPVTELRASLIIGAQGGSYAMLRYLVERLPVMVCPSWVKSLAQPIAVDDVILYLRGCLEKPETTGRIFEIGGPEKVTYEQLMRIYAKYLGKKLLVLQIPFLTTRLSSYWVDLITPVKASLARPLIDSLVHDTVVTDDSITKIIPGSLKSVVESIDIATKEIRENPPKMPLKEERTGFKINQKLLMASLIAMALVGTTFYWLDDRAELSEPIWIFAGIIWYVAIITAIFFVKNKTRLGYLIGGILSWITLAFWLFDDFYLLFNTSLIITQPNEVITIRNIVWVALSAVAVFASHNTFHKIIDYQFKGKPI; translated from the coding sequence ATGTCTCAAAAAATAACAACAGAAATGCATTATAAAGAAAAACCCTTTAGTATTTTGGTAACTGGTGCAACTGGTTTTATTGGTTCCAGATTGATATTTGATCTAACAGCAAATGGCTATTCTGTTAATGGAATGTCTAGAAGAAAAATTCCTTCAACTGGAAATATTAAATATGTGCAGGCTGATGTTTTTGAACCATCAGAATTAGAGGATGCCTTATCTGGAGTTGAAATCGCATTTTATCTGCTTCATTCTATGGAAGGGAATAAAGAAGAATGGAAGGAATTTGCTAATCGTGAGAAAACACAGGCTCAAAATTTTTTAAATGCTGCCACCAAATCTGGTGTCAAAAGAATCATCTATCTGGGAGGATTGGTAAATGATAGTATTTCACTATCACCCCATATGAAAAGCAGAAAGGATGTCGGTGAAATTCTTGCATCGGGGACTATCCCAGTTACTGAATTACGGGCTTCCTTGATTATTGGAGCTCAAGGTGGATCTTATGCAATGCTACGATATCTTGTGGAAAGATTGCCTGTCATGGTTTGCCCTTCTTGGGTTAAATCACTTGCACAACCAATTGCAGTTGATGATGTAATTCTATATCTAAGAGGATGTTTGGAGAAGCCTGAAACTACAGGTAGAATTTTTGAGATAGGTGGACCTGAAAAAGTCACTTATGAGCAATTAATGCGAATTTATGCAAAATATTTGGGAAAGAAATTACTGGTATTACAAATTCCCTTTCTTACTACACGTCTATCATCATATTGGGTAGATCTAATTACTCCTGTTAAAGCATCTTTGGCTCGACCTCTAATTGACAGTCTAGTTCATGATACTGTTGTAACTGACGACTCTATAACAAAAATTATTCCTGGCTCGCTAAAATCTGTAGTTGAATCAATTGATATTGCAACAAAAGAAATTAGAGAAAATCCTCCTAAAATGCCTCTAAAAGAAGAACGCACTGGATTTAAAATAAATCAAAAACTTTTGATGGCCTCATTGATTGCAATGGCACTTGTAGGTACTACCTTTTATTGGCTTGATGATCGAGCTGAGCTCTCTGAACCAATTTGGATTTTTGCTGGAATCATATGGTATGTTGCAATCATTACTGCAATATTCTTTGTCAAAAATAAGACAAGGCTGGGATATCTTATTGGTGGAATTTTGTCTTGGATAACTCTTGCGTTTTGGCTATTTGATGATTTTTACTTATTATTTAATACGTCATTGATTATTACACAGCCAAATGAAGTGATAACAATTAGAAATATTGTCTGGGTTGCCCTATCCGCAGTTGCAGTATTTGCATCGCATAATACTTTTCACAAAATAATAGATTACCAATTCAAAGGTAAACCTATCTGA
- a CDS encoding 2OG-Fe(II) oxygenase — protein sequence MWEPQIVDYSKVRTVDIDSLLSGGIPAIVVKNFYKKDLCRKIVTRIENCKKNYFLNGHSMHIGTFLMAYATQKELYFEDVKKYEYALNSIFSKIKNPALKIHEFINSVMPHFDISQAREFHSKYSPFIVRIHEKGKSIPIHKDNVKYEGIEYEISKIDHQLSCVLHLQESEYGGNLVIYNKQWNKENEVFRNIDFGYSSKLISSVASCEIPNITSGDLVIINPNYYHKVTKITGKNPRITLGMFLGIFEGAQKIVTWA from the coding sequence ATGTGGGAACCTCAGATAGTAGATTATTCAAAAGTACGTACTGTTGATATTGATTCATTATTGAGTGGAGGAATTCCTGCAATAGTAGTAAAAAATTTTTATAAAAAAGATTTGTGCCGGAAAATTGTTACTAGAATAGAAAACTGTAAAAAAAATTATTTTTTGAATGGTCACTCGATGCATATTGGAACTTTTTTGATGGCTTATGCAACCCAAAAAGAACTATACTTTGAGGATGTGAAAAAATATGAATATGCACTCAATAGTATTTTTTCAAAAATAAAAAACCCCGCATTAAAAATTCATGAATTCATTAATTCTGTAATGCCTCATTTTGATATTTCACAAGCTAGAGAATTCCATAGTAAATACTCTCCATTTATTGTTAGAATACATGAAAAAGGAAAATCAATCCCAATTCACAAGGATAATGTAAAGTATGAAGGAATTGAGTATGAAATTTCTAAAATTGATCATCAACTATCATGCGTACTTCATTTACAAGAATCTGAATATGGTGGAAATTTAGTCATATACAATAAACAATGGAATAAAGAAAATGAGGTGTTTAGAAATATTGATTTTGGATATTCATCAAAATTGATAAGTTCTGTAGCATCTTGCGAAATTCCCAATATTACTTCTGGAGATTTAGTGATAATCAATCCCAATTATTATCATAAGGTGACAAAAATCACTGGAAAAAACCCTAGAATTACTCTGGGCATGTTTTTGGGCATCTTTGAAGGTGCGCAAAAAATTGTTACCTGGGCATAA
- a CDS encoding cobalamin-binding protein — MPKRIVSFLPSATELLYAFGVQDDLYGVTHECKFPQDALTKPIIINSVINSDELTSSEIDTMTCQLLKGGKDIFTINENNLKKANPDLIITQETCEVCAAHTNQVSKALEILHTKPMLHSMDPHNMDEILQSVMELGKILSKETKAKEITESLEKRIIHIKKMQHGKKPKVLAIEWIKPFFTAGHWIPEMIEIAGGINLISKKGEQSRRLDIQEVIDSEPDIIIMMPCGFDTKRTVEEYNRILKGDKTWDSLKAVKENQIFAVDANSFFSKPSIRTVDGLEILAKIINPKKFTNLKINNESFLNIKRN; from the coding sequence TTGCCAAAAAGAATAGTTTCATTTTTACCCAGTGCAACGGAATTACTATATGCATTTGGGGTCCAGGATGACCTGTATGGGGTAACACATGAATGCAAATTTCCTCAAGACGCATTAACAAAACCAATAATTATCAATTCAGTGATTAACTCAGACGAATTAACAAGCAGTGAAATTGATACCATGACATGCCAATTACTAAAGGGCGGAAAAGATATTTTTACAATTAATGAAAACAATCTAAAAAAAGCAAATCCAGATCTAATTATAACACAAGAAACATGTGAGGTTTGTGCAGCACATACAAATCAAGTAAGTAAAGCACTGGAAATTCTTCATACAAAACCAATGTTGCATTCGATGGATCCTCACAACATGGATGAGATTTTGCAATCAGTAATGGAATTGGGCAAAATACTATCTAAAGAAACAAAGGCAAAAGAGATTACAGAATCACTTGAAAAACGAATTATACATATCAAAAAAATGCAACATGGTAAAAAACCAAAAGTTCTTGCAATAGAATGGATTAAACCATTTTTTACAGCAGGGCATTGGATTCCTGAAATGATAGAGATTGCTGGGGGAATCAACCTGATTAGTAAAAAAGGAGAGCAATCAAGACGTCTAGACATTCAAGAAGTGATTGATTCTGAACCTGATATCATAATCATGATGCCATGTGGATTTGACACAAAGCGGACAGTGGAAGAATACAACCGCATTCTAAAAGGAGATAAAACATGGGATTCTCTTAAAGCTGTAAAAGAAAATCAAATTTTTGCAGTTGATGCAAATTCATTTTTTAGCAAACCAAGCATAAGAACGGTAGATGGATTAGAAATATTGGCTAAAATAATTAATCCAAAAAAATTTACAAATCTCAAAATAAACAATGAATCATTTTTAAATATCAAAAGAAATTAA
- a CDS encoding zinc-ribbon domain-containing protein: protein MKPQSCRNCGKELWQNQTICPHCGREREQEDPE from the coding sequence ATGAAACCTCAGTCTTGCAGAAATTGCGGAAAGGAATTATGGCAAAATCAGACCATATGTCCACATTGTGGACGTGAACGGGAACAAGAAGATCCTGAATAA
- a CDS encoding YbgA family protein has protein sequence MSKKLEIRDSAIHNIPEKDLKEFVFKKFEDVKKSNKIKELISFHTANKFMIMSHDQEKLKKLGHVVADYKKGQLLEAVIEYEKHLRDALEKEPTIKTHCNVIMHIFGYFSQNFNKSEKELFFDLLKQFQEEKITLGRLLSEINPIIFRFNSTYLASQTYFLLYSEQEEGNLFKILAKDNI, from the coding sequence ATGAGTAAAAAATTAGAGATTAGGGATTCAGCAATTCACAATATCCCCGAAAAGGATCTTAAAGAATTTGTGTTTAAAAAATTTGAAGATGTAAAAAAATCAAACAAAATAAAAGAACTAATCTCATTTCATACTGCCAACAAATTCATGATAATGTCACATGATCAAGAAAAATTAAAAAAACTGGGACATGTTGTTGCAGATTATAAAAAAGGACAATTATTAGAGGCAGTCATAGAATATGAAAAACATCTAAGGGATGCATTAGAAAAAGAGCCCACAATCAAAACACATTGTAATGTCATAATGCATATTTTTGGATATTTTTCCCAAAATTTCAACAAGTCTGAAAAAGAATTATTTTTTGATTTACTAAAACAATTTCAGGAAGAAAAAATTACGCTTGGAAGATTGTTATCAGAGATCAATCCCATAATATTCAGATTCAATTCAACATATCTTGCTAGTCAGACATATTTCTTACTGTATTCAGAACAAGAAGAAGGTAATTTGTTTAAAATTTTAGCAAAAGACAATATCTAA